The following nucleotide sequence is from Parus major isolate Abel chromosome 4, Parus_major1.1, whole genome shotgun sequence.
TACTTGAAGTTGAAACAGACTATCGAAGACACTAGAAAATTCGGGGAGTTTGATAATTTTGTCACaatttggaaaattaaatgtttgtttattGTTCAGATGTTACTCTTgccaagggaaaaataaattgcttttcataCTGCTGCCaagtaacaagaaaaataacaagttCATAATTACAGGTTGTGCTTTCTTCCTCCTGTGCTTCTTCCACCCAGATACGTAACAGATTTGTGGAAATTGTCAAAAAGTCCTTCTCATGTGACTTCCTGCACCTTTAGGAATAAAATAAGCTGTAAGAGATGAAAAGCTCTAGTAGAAGTTTACCATTTCAACTATCCCATTTCAACTATTCATCTGTCTGTGGCACAAATGGGCCTTTACAGTAGAACTGATAAATCTATTTCTTCAGACTTTTCCAAAACAGACACTGTTGCAGAGCATGGAATAAAATTTATTCTCCAAGAGAATATCAGCACAGTCACACCAATCTCATGAAAGCCTGAATATCTGACCAAATGCCATAAAATTGGCATTTCAAACCTGAGAGGGTTTTGAAAATTATCCATGTGACAGTCCAGATATATAACACATATATAATTTAAACTTTTGGTCCAAATTAGGAACAGCAAGACCTAATTCTCTATAAAAACTCAGTAAATGCTCATCCAATTTGTTGCCTATACCATTCTTCAAGGAAAAACCTGAATGAATCAAATAATGAGTATTATTTACATTACAATTATTATAGAAAATTTGAACAAGCCCACAGAAATTACTTCTCTCACTTGGGAGCTGGACAGATGGGTTGGTATCAAAACACTGCCAGCTTTCCTATGTGGGCCTTCTATTTGTactctgttttggttttgcaaacAACTGTAATAGTCTGTGCTGTGTGCACAAAGcttctatttttaatgacaaacacatcataagaaaatatttaaacaatacAGAAAGCGTGAATCGAAAACTCTGAGCAGTGCTgatgtgtgtgcacatgcatgAATACAGATAAAatgcacatgaaaaataaagaaacccaACCAGGCAGCACTACCATGGTGACCTTTCTGTGAGTACAAATTCAAGCTCTCTGGTTTATTCTGTGTTTTAGCACTTTTGCAGCCATATCATCAAAAACTGTGAGTCACCTTTGTTTGCAGAGGAAAATTGTGAGAACACTTTTCTGCCACATTACATGGCAGAACTGTGGACATACTGACACATCCTGTTGACTGAAGCTGatctccctctctgcccttctgggaacacttttttccttttctaaagcTAACACTGGTGTTCATGGTTCAAAgtcataaaaatgaattaaataaacattttcatttttaatttttttttcctttagaaggaggaatagatttttctttactgGCCATGTTTAATATTCATGTTACAGATTCACATcaaaaaaggacaaaggaaaGTTGCTGGCACTTGGCACACCAGAGACTgccactgtgtgtgtgtgtgtgtgtgtgtgtgtgtgtgtgtgtgtgtgtgtgtgtgtgtgtgtgcaaagaCCAGATCATAGCTGACAAGGGCCAGTTGTTTGCTCTattcttgtttcttcttctgAGGAAACTCAACACACAGGTTTCAACATGcactttaatataaaaatttcaaaCTTTACTTAAAACCCATATCCCTGTAATGCAAATCAGTTGCAACTATGTCATAAGGGTGAAGTCAGGAACAAGTAATTTTAATGAACAGTTTGAATAAAGTATACAGCCTGAGatgctgctgtgattttttgGGAAATGCAACTTGTTGGAATCACATGTTGGAAAATGTAAGATGGAAAATTTTATGGGTTTTGTTTCAGAACAGTTCTAGACTTCTACATATATGGGATGTATAATCTTGCTCTGAGATATTGTTGATGTAAGAGGATGGATTTTGCCTGAGGAACCAGCCAGTTTGGTGTCTAATGATGGAGTACTTGGATTTACAAGCAAACCACACAGTTCATCAAGGGCCATGGAGGGACACAGGACTTGAGAGTgaccttttgttttcagtgcaagtcattttattgcaaaatttGTACTGCATAAAGTAAATAGCAAGTTATTTTACTGCAGATGAAGATGAATTTTGATACTGGCTGTTTGCTCAATTATCAGATTTATTGCCTCAGATATCTCTACCTGAGCAAGTTCTTTgtggaacagctctgcaaggCTCCTTTTGCTGGCCCTGGACAGAGGCAGGGCTCCCTTTGCTGGCTGTAGAGAGATGCTGGTTCATTAGACCTGTTTGAGACATCTGCTATGGAATGAGCACAAGCCCAGGAGGACTGTGTCAGCTGACGGCAGATCTCTATTTTTGAGCTAGACAATCCCACCCCAAGTGTGTGCTAGTGATTTATGTGGTTTGTAACAAGGTCCTCGGTGTGGCAGAGGGCAGTCCCAAGTCTGCAGCCCCTCACAGTCCCTAACTATGGTGGTGAGGGAGAGGTGAGatgctcctctccctcccaaGCAGGCAGATACTGCACCAAGACTGGGCTGCCAACTCTCTTCTCCCATAGGGATATCTGATAGGACAGATCTTGAGCAAACAGCCAATAACAAAATCTGATTTTCGTTTGTTAGTCACACTGTGTACCTTGAAGGAGAGGCTGGTTTCTACTGGTGAGCAACTGGTTGTACTAGTCACACCAGGCAATAAATGTTTAGTTTTGAAAAGGTGTTGGCATGAAGGTGTGTACTCGATAGAGGTGTTTGCTAATGGATAACTGTCCCCTGGGTGTGTAGCCACTGATTGGAGGGGACAGATGCATAAAGAACCCCAGAAGCAGAGCAGACTCCATCCTCCACGAGAACCCTGAGGCTGTGCCTGTTCAGGAGGAAGCCAGGCTCCAGAAGCAACATGTCTCAGCTGGAAACTGCGATGGGAATGACCATTGCTGTCTTTGACCAGTATGCAAGGACTGATGGCAACAGGCAAACCCTCAGCAAAGCAGAACTAAAGactctgctggaaaaggagctcCCAAATTTCCTTGCGGTAAGAGAACAGCATGGCACCATTTCTGTGTAGcaggtgcaggagcagcctgcagaaacagttttttgtacatttttagaGAAATTACAGCCAAAAATATGCAAAGCTTTGtaggaaaagatgaaattttaaaaaggttttgcACAAACTGTGTAAAACTGGTTTTGATATGCAGGGCCATTCCCTGTTTGCTAAATTCATCACTTGAGTTTTCAGGACAATGGCTTTGAAATAGATTTGGCTTCAACTTCAGAATTCACTTACTTCTGTTTATCCCTGGATTTATCATCCTACTTCATGTCACAACTTCTGTGAAGGTAGTTGTGCTGTAAGCAATTGAGGATGTTGATTGAAGATAGGAATCTCTAAAAATTTATACATTTACCTTCTCTAGGTATTTATACTACATAATCAGTATGCTCATCAAAATTATGCATAAACCAGAACAACAGATGAATTAAGAGAAAACTGTTTGGCATTTGTCTTTAATAGCAAAAGAAAGACCTGGATATATGTTGTACAATATAGATTCATATGGAATCATAAAGTGCATTTTGGTAGGTATTCAAAAGTGCTTAATATGTTCTAGTAAAAGCTTTAGCTGCCAGGGAGACAATTTCAATTGTcgctttttaaaaaaatttgtttcccttcactgaaaatccagaaaacacttcaaaatatattgtttttaaCACACTGGAGTAATGTTTCCCTATTTGTACTGTTTTGTTACTGTTCTTAATGGCAAAAGTCTAGAACCAAATGCTCCTTGTGTGGCTCTCAGTTTTTGTATCCAGCATAGTTCAGTTTTGTAAAAACAGCTATTTCAGGGCACTGCAGCCAGGGCACTTGATACAATCCAGTATCTTTCCATGCAAGCTGTATGAATTCACCATATGAAATCCATGCCTGCTGGAGTTGTGTCTCACAAATTAAAGATGTGTAATATTCAGAATAAGGACCTGGATGGCTCAGGGGGGATATATTCCAATGTTTCTGAGAAATCTGTGTAAGACAGATTAGTGTTTGTGACCCAACAGCACCGCAGAAGGGTCCTGCTCCTGGGCATGGAGCTGCGTGGTACCCGCAGCACTTCCATGGAAAGAGAAACtaaaccaacaacaaaaccacaattCTGCCACGGCATGGAAATCCCCCAGACACTCAACATTTGGTCTAAATCAGGCTGGGGagcccctgcagcaggcagctaTCAAATGGGATGATGCTCAGAGGTCTTTCCTGACTCTGTTTGGTGGCCTGACATTTTCCAgttccccacagctgctcttaGCGGCTCTACCTATTTCCTGCAACTGGttgaaaaactggaattttCCAGGAAGAGAATTAGCTAATTGTCCTCTTATATTCCAGTCTCCATCTCCCTTTCCTTATTTACctcttctaggaaaaaaaaatcaaaaagcaaacaaacaaacaaaacccccataTTTTTAAGCtggtattttaaatacatttaaaccaacaattttccttcttcctgtcTTGCCAGACTGataactgcaagaaaaaaactgagaaCGTAAGAAAAACCTCAGTTTTCTGAGaacctcagaaaaaaagtcctACCTGCATTTTCCTGCCATTTATATGcgtattttttcatttgcaagaAATTCTAGGGAAGTGTTTTCTAGTTACTCATGTATACTTTTGGCCTTAGATTTTGTTATAACTGACACAGACCACAACTGCCTGGAAAGGTCTTGAATCAGTCAGGCATAAATACCACAGGACTGAAGGACTGGACTCAGTTATAAAGAGTTTCCAAAAAACAATTCCTATTTTTGCATCTCAGAAGTAATTCAGATACTATTAGTTCATGTAGCTCactaaataatttgaaatattcacttataaaattaaaacaatgtaATTTCCAAAGTGAAAATTAACTAAACCTTCCAGACACATTAATCAGTCAAATCAAAGTAAATGTTTcaatttttactgatttttaaaagttctatATTTGAAGTGAAACATTAAATTACAGTATGAGAAATTTTGTTAATTAGATCATGATCAAAAATTGccttcaaatttaaatttaggtAGTAATCGTTTTAAATTGGTGGACATTTTCCAAAAGTTTAtgcaatttctttctaatattaTATCAGATTTTTTATCGTCTACAAAAGCCACACGATTGTTTCCTAGATTTAACAGGTCTGTACTGCCATCTCCTGTTTAATGTTAAAATTGCACCTTCGAAAATCCCAGTCGGATATCGGCGCCAAAAAGCCCTCCTGTaagcttctttttattttaatatattttgtcaaaaaggaacaacaacaacaacaaaaaaaaaaacaacccacaaaaacacaaaaaaacccctccaccAAACACTTTATAATTTGATGATGCATTGCTTAACATCAGCCTTGAGATGTAGTGgttcacagattcacagaagcacagaatatGCTGACTTGGAAGGGACTCACACAGTTCATTGAGTGAAACTTCTGGCCCTACATGGGACATCGCCAAGAGTCACACTGTGTgcccaagagcattgtccaaactcttcttgtgctctgtcaggctggggctgtgacgCTTTCCCTGTGATCCTCTTCCACTGCCCAATGACCCTCTGAATGATGAACCTTTTCttgatatccaacctaaacctctcctgacacaacttTAGGTCATTCCCTGGGTTTCTGTCACTGTtagcagagagaagagatcagtgcctgcccttcctcttccccacacagagaagctgtaactgcaatgaggtctcttCTCAGTCTCTTCTTGTCCaagctgaacagaccaagtgacctcagcaaCTCCTCACACAGCctcccctcaaggcccttcaccatctttatTGCTCTCCTTTGGACACTTTCTAATGGTGAACTTTGtttcttatattgtggtgcccaaaactgcccccagcactggaggtgaggcagccccagctcacagcagagcaggacaatcccctccctggcctggctgtgcctgatgccccccaggacagggctggccctcctggctgccagggcacttcTGGCTCACGTTCAACTTGCCTctgaccaggacccccaggtccctttccatggtgctgctccagcatctcattccccaTTCTGTCCATACATCCAGGATTGCCCCATCCCAGATACAGAATTGAGAGTTTTCCCTTGTTCCCTTCATAAAGCTGGAGATTGCCCAGCTCTCTCATTTGTTGAGGTGTCTCCACAGGGCTTCCCTACCTTCAACAGAGTCAACAGCTCTTCCCAATTTTGTATCATCTGCAGACTTGCTCTCTGTCCCTTCCAGTCCCATGTCCAAGTCATTTATGgagatgttgaagagcacaaGGCCGAGCatggagccctgtggaaccccactagtgacaggTCCCCAGTCTGATGTCCCCCCATTCACTATAACCTTTGTGCTCTGCCCATGAGCCAGGTGCTCAGCCATCCCATGATGTATTTATCCAGTGTGCTGGACGTTTTATCCAAAAAGATCCTGTGAGAGACAGTACtgaaagctttactgaaatccaaaaagatGACATCATCTGGCTTCCCTTGGTCAACTAAGTGGATTACTTTatcataaaaggaaatcaagtTTGATAAGCAGAACTTTCCTCTCATGAAGCCATGCTGACTGTGACTGACGATAGTGCTCAGTCATTCTATCAGAATAATGGCAACTTAGAAGAATAATGACAACTTAAAAAAGATTTGCTGTGTTAACCCAATCTCAGCATCCTACAGGCTTCAGAAAGCACTATCCCAGCCACCAGCTCCTGTGAGCAGTTTTTCCTGGGCCATAAGACCAGTGACAGCACTCAAAGCACTTTTGAGGCTGTTTGCATATTTTCTGGGGTGGTAGTGTTCAGTGAAGCTTCAATTTGACATTTGCCCCAGGAAATCATGTTTTTTGCTAAACTGCAAACTGCCTGAGCTTCAGCTGAGCCTTTCCAGTGGAATGGATAGGGAAATCATGGCATTTAATTCATCTGGGTAGGGTCCTCAGGGCTTTGTGCTACACAGATTTAATGGTGATAAACACTGTTTTAAATGTAGCAAGCACGCCTCGCTGTGACACTGCATGACTGCAGCTCTCAGGTGTAATTAAGGCAGGAGCACATGCTTTTGGTACTTGTTGCTGCTGTGCAGATAGTGGGAATACACGGGACCTTTCCAAGTGCCCAGAGCCCAACCAAAGACCTTGtttggagaagctgctgcactGGGGTTGTGCATCCTCTCACCTCAacctgctccttttcttttgcagtctGGGAAGGACAAGAATGCTATTGATAAAGTCTTCAAGAACCTGGATGAAAATGGAGATTCTGAAGTGGACTTCAAAGAATTTGTCATCTTTGTGGCAGCTCTGACTTGCTGCtgtcacaaatattttgag
It contains:
- the S100P gene encoding protein S100-P, whose product is MSQLETAMGMTIAVFDQYARTDGNRQTLSKAELKTLLEKELPNFLASGKDKNAIDKVFKNLDENGDSEVDFKEFVIFVAALTCCCHKYFEQNAAK